The proteins below are encoded in one region of Citrobacter enshiensis:
- the wcaC gene encoding colanic acid biosynthesis glycosyltransferase WcaC, whose product MNILQFNVRLAEGGAAGVALDLHQRALQKGLTSRFVYGYGKGGKKSVSHHRYPHVIKHTPRLTSMANIALFRVFNRDLFGNLNNVYRSVTRTPGPVVLHFHVLHSYWLNLAEVVAFCEKVTNHKPDVTLVWTLHDHWSVTGRCAFTDGCEGWKSGCQKCPTLNNYPPVKVDRAHELVDEKRQLFREMLALGCQFISPSQHVAGAFNSLYGAGRCRVINNGIDVATEAILSTLPPVVETQGRPKIAIVAHDLRYDGKTNQRLVRELIALADKVELHTFGKFSPFEGANVINHGFETDKGTLMSALNQMDALLFSSRVDNYPLILCEALSIGVPVIATHSEAAREVLQKSGGKTFAEEEVIRLVQLSKSEIAKAVFGSTLAAFRERSRAAYSGDQMLEEYVSFYQNL is encoded by the coding sequence ATGAACATTCTGCAATTTAATGTGCGGTTGGCGGAAGGCGGCGCGGCAGGCGTGGCGTTAGATCTTCACCAGCGTGCGCTGCAAAAAGGACTGACCTCCCGCTTTGTGTACGGCTATGGCAAAGGCGGTAAGAAAAGCGTTAGCCATCACCGCTACCCGCACGTCATCAAGCACACTCCGCGTCTGACCTCGATGGCGAACATTGCGCTGTTTCGTGTGTTCAATCGCGATCTGTTCGGCAATCTGAATAATGTATACCGCAGCGTAACCCGCACGCCTGGCCCCGTGGTGCTGCATTTTCATGTGTTGCACAGTTACTGGCTGAATCTTGCTGAGGTGGTGGCGTTCTGCGAAAAGGTCACAAACCACAAGCCCGACGTGACGCTGGTGTGGACGCTGCACGATCACTGGAGCGTCACCGGACGCTGCGCCTTTACTGACGGCTGCGAGGGGTGGAAGTCTGGCTGCCAGAAGTGCCCAACACTCAATAACTATCCGCCGGTTAAGGTGGATCGCGCGCATGAGCTGGTGGACGAAAAGCGCCAGCTGTTTCGTGAAATGCTGGCGCTGGGCTGCCAGTTTATCTCTCCCAGCCAGCATGTGGCGGGGGCCTTCAATAGTCTGTATGGCGCAGGACGTTGCCGGGTCATCAATAACGGTATTGATGTGGCAACCGAAGCGATTCTCTCAACGCTGCCCCCGGTCGTTGAAACCCAGGGCCGGCCGAAAATTGCCATTGTCGCGCACGACTTACGTTATGACGGCAAAACAAATCAACGGTTGGTACGCGAGCTGATAGCGCTGGCCGACAAGGTGGAACTGCACACCTTCGGTAAGTTTTCGCCATTCGAAGGGGCCAACGTCATCAACCACGGCTTTGAAACGGATAAAGGGACGCTGATGAGCGCCCTTAACCAGATGGATGCGTTGCTGTTCAGTTCCCGGGTCGACAACTATCCGCTGATCCTCTGTGAGGCGCTGTCCATCGGCGTCCCGGTTATCGCGACCCACAGCGAGGCCGCGCGGGAAGTCTTGCAAAAATCAGGGGGGAAAACCTTCGCTGAAGAGGAGGTAATACGGCTGGTGCAGCTGAGCAAATCAGAGATTGCCAAGGCGGTATTCGGGAGCACGCTGGCCGCGTTTCGTGAACGCAGCCGTGCGGCGTACAGTGGAGATCAGATGCTGGAGGAGTATGTCTCGTTCTATCAGAATCTGTAG
- the fcl gene encoding GDP-L-fucose synthase codes for MMKKRIYIAGHRGMVGSAIYRQLAQRDDVELVVRHREQLNLLDTQAVNAFFASEDIDQVYLAAAKVGGIMANNNYPSDFIYENMMMENNIIHAAHSFNVEKLLFLGSSCIYPKFAQQPIKESELLQGSLEPTNEPYAIAKIAGIKLCESYNRQYGRDYRSVMPTNLYGPNDNFHRHNSHVIPALLRRFHEAAQRNEKYVEVWGSGEPMRDFLHVDDMAAASIYVMELDHEVWQKNTDPMLSHVNVGTGEDCTIRELSDVIAKVVGLKSEIIFDSSKPDGTPRKLLDVSRLRRLGWQHEIGLEQGLANTYRWFIDNQQKFRGSNAP; via the coding sequence ATGATGAAAAAACGTATTTATATTGCTGGTCATCGTGGAATGGTAGGTTCCGCTATCTATCGGCAGCTTGCACAGCGAGACGATGTTGAACTGGTTGTTCGTCATCGTGAACAACTTAATCTGTTGGATACGCAAGCCGTTAATGCTTTCTTTGCCAGCGAAGATATTGATCAAGTTTATCTGGCTGCGGCTAAAGTTGGTGGAATTATGGCTAATAACAACTATCCATCTGATTTTATTTATGAAAATATGATGATGGAGAATAATATTATCCATGCTGCACACAGTTTCAATGTTGAGAAACTTCTTTTTCTGGGGTCGTCATGTATTTATCCTAAATTTGCGCAGCAGCCAATTAAAGAAAGCGAATTACTCCAGGGGTCACTCGAACCCACAAATGAGCCGTACGCAATTGCTAAAATTGCGGGAATAAAGCTTTGTGAATCTTATAACAGGCAGTATGGAAGAGATTACCGCTCCGTGATGCCAACAAATTTATATGGGCCTAACGATAACTTCCATCGTCATAATTCACATGTTATTCCGGCCCTGCTGCGTCGTTTTCATGAGGCTGCTCAGCGTAATGAAAAATATGTGGAAGTATGGGGGAGTGGGGAACCGATGCGAGATTTTTTGCATGTGGATGATATGGCCGCTGCCAGCATTTATGTAATGGAACTTGATCACGAGGTGTGGCAGAAGAATACCGATCCAATGCTTTCTCATGTCAATGTGGGGACAGGGGAAGACTGTACTATCCGGGAGCTTTCTGACGTTATTGCGAAAGTTGTCGGTTTGAAGAGTGAAATTATTTTTGACTCTTCGAAACCAGACGGTACACCACGAAAATTACTGGATGTGAGTCGCTTAAGACGCCTTGGCTGGCAACATGAAATTGGGCTGGAACAAGGGCTGGCAAACACTTATCGCTGGTTTATTGATAATCAGCAGAAATTCAGGGGGAGTAATGCTCCTTAA
- the cpsG gene encoding phosphomannomutase CpsG has product MSKLTCFKAYDIRGKLGEELNEDIAYRIGRAYGEFLKPKTIVVGGDVRLTSESLKLALANGLMDAGTDVLDIGLSGTEEIYFATFHLGVDGGIEVTASHNPMDYNGMKLVRENAKPISGDTGLRDVQRLAEENDFAPVEQNQRGNYKRISVLDDYVDHLMGYIDFASFTRPMKLVVNSGNGAAGHVIDAIEQRFKAANVPVTFIKVHHQPDGTFPNGIPNPLLPECRQDTTDAVKAHGADLGIAFDGDFDRCFLFDSQGQFIEGYYIVGLLAEAFLQKEPGAKIIHDPRLTWNTIDIVTKAGGVPIMSKTGHAFIKERMRKEDAAYGGEMSAHHYFRDFAYCDSGMIPWLLVAELISMKNNTLDSLLNHRVSKFPCSGEINYKVVDVAPILDEVEIAYENSTVINKIDGLSFESPEWRFNIRCSNTESLLRLNVEAKGDQEIVKQKVTEIESIIMRFHQ; this is encoded by the coding sequence ATGTCCAAGCTAACCTGTTTTAAAGCCTATGATATTCGTGGAAAATTAGGTGAAGAGTTAAATGAAGATATTGCATATCGCATTGGACGTGCGTATGGCGAATTTCTAAAACCCAAAACAATAGTGGTGGGTGGTGATGTACGTTTGACCAGTGAGAGCCTGAAGCTTGCATTGGCAAATGGCCTGATGGATGCCGGAACTGACGTGCTGGATATTGGTCTGAGCGGGACGGAAGAAATCTATTTTGCAACTTTCCATCTTGGTGTGGATGGCGGCATAGAGGTTACAGCAAGCCATAATCCTATGGATTACAATGGGATGAAACTGGTTCGTGAAAATGCGAAACCGATCAGCGGTGATACCGGGCTGCGTGATGTTCAGCGTTTGGCGGAAGAGAATGATTTTGCGCCGGTTGAGCAAAATCAACGTGGCAACTATAAGCGGATCTCTGTTCTGGATGATTACGTTGATCACCTGATGGGCTACATTGATTTTGCGAGCTTTACTCGCCCAATGAAATTGGTGGTTAACTCCGGAAATGGGGCAGCAGGTCATGTGATCGACGCTATTGAGCAGCGTTTTAAAGCTGCAAATGTTCCGGTTACTTTTATTAAAGTACATCATCAACCAGACGGTACTTTTCCAAATGGTATCCCTAACCCACTATTGCCAGAATGCCGGCAGGATACTACCGATGCTGTAAAAGCGCATGGCGCAGATTTAGGCATTGCGTTTGATGGCGACTTTGACCGTTGTTTCCTGTTTGATAGTCAGGGCCAATTTATTGAGGGCTACTATATTGTTGGTTTGCTGGCTGAAGCATTCCTGCAAAAAGAACCTGGAGCAAAAATTATCCATGATCCTCGCCTGACATGGAACACAATTGATATTGTGACCAAAGCAGGTGGTGTGCCGATCATGTCCAAAACTGGCCATGCTTTTATCAAAGAGCGTATGCGTAAAGAAGATGCTGCTTATGGTGGTGAAATGAGTGCGCACCATTATTTCCGTGATTTTGCCTATTGTGACAGCGGTATGATTCCATGGTTGTTGGTGGCTGAACTAATTTCCATGAAAAATAATACATTAGATTCGCTTCTTAATCATCGAGTCAGCAAGTTTCCTTGCAGTGGTGAAATTAATTATAAGGTTGTTGATGTTGCTCCGATCCTTGATGAGGTTGAAATTGCTTATGAAAATTCCACGGTAATTAATAAAATTGATGGTTTGTCTTTTGAATCACCAGAATGGCGTTTTAATATCCGTTGTTCAAATACAGAATCATTATTGCGCTTGAATGTCGAGGCAAAAGGTGATCAAGAAATTGTCAAGCAAAAAGTTACAGAAATAGAGTCAATAATAATGAGGTTTCACCAATAA
- the cpsB gene encoding mannose-1-phosphate guanyltransferase, which produces MRQCNLYPVIIAGGSGTRLWPLSRTLYPKQFLCLGGDTSMLQSTVCRLNGLECAPPLVICNEKHRFIVSEQLQEIGQLSGNIILEPSARNTAPAVALAAIAACNSNPDHEPILLVLAADHVIEENKAFQEAVISAIPLAENGKLVTFGIVPDAPETGYGYIRRGDVTNTEIKVDSVAFNVDAFVEKPDLKAAEKYISGGDYYWNSGMFLFRARRYLEELEKYRPDIFQACQDAMNNAEQDNNFIRVGSAAFQGCPSESIDYAVMEKTTDAVVLPMNVGWSDVGSWSSLWEISNQNEDGNVHHGDVISHNTENSFVYAESGLVTTVGVKDLVVVQTKDAVLIANKHDVQVVKKIVEQIKVTGRQEHHIHREVFRPWGKYDSIDEGNRYQVKRITVKPGEGFALRMHHHRAEHWIIVAGTAKITICNEVQLFSENQSVYIPQGTIHCLENPGKVPLEMIEVRSGVYLEEDDIVRFSQPNKYIE; this is translated from the coding sequence ATGCGTCAGTGCAATCTTTATCCAGTGATTATCGCAGGAGGCTCAGGAACCCGCTTATGGCCTTTATCCAGGACCTTGTACCCTAAGCAGTTTCTGTGTCTTGGAGGAGATACATCGATGCTTCAGTCGACAGTATGCCGTTTGAATGGGCTTGAATGTGCTCCTCCACTCGTAATTTGTAATGAGAAACATCGTTTTATTGTTTCTGAACAACTTCAGGAAATTGGGCAGTTGTCAGGAAATATTATTTTGGAACCATCCGCGAGAAACACTGCCCCAGCAGTTGCTCTTGCAGCGATAGCCGCATGTAATAGCAATCCCGATCATGAACCTATTTTGTTAGTGTTGGCTGCAGATCATGTTATCGAAGAAAATAAAGCTTTCCAGGAAGCTGTAATATCTGCTATTCCTTTGGCTGAAAATGGTAAGTTAGTTACCTTTGGTATAGTGCCTGATGCACCTGAAACAGGATATGGATATATTCGCCGGGGGGATGTGACTAATACGGAAATAAAAGTGGACTCAGTCGCATTTAACGTCGATGCTTTTGTGGAGAAGCCAGATTTAAAAGCCGCAGAGAAATATATTTCTGGAGGAGATTACTACTGGAATAGTGGTATGTTTTTATTCCGTGCTCGACGATATCTTGAAGAACTTGAAAAATATCGGCCAGATATTTTTCAGGCTTGCCAGGATGCAATGAATAATGCAGAGCAGGACAATAATTTCATTCGTGTTGGCAGTGCTGCTTTTCAGGGGTGTCCCAGTGAATCCATTGATTACGCGGTGATGGAAAAGACCACTGATGCTGTTGTTTTACCAATGAATGTTGGATGGAGCGATGTAGGTTCATGGTCTTCGCTTTGGGAAATTAGCAACCAAAATGAAGATGGCAATGTTCATCATGGCGATGTGATAAGCCATAATACAGAGAATAGCTTTGTTTATGCTGAGTCAGGACTCGTTACAACCGTAGGCGTGAAGGATCTTGTTGTCGTTCAGACAAAAGATGCGGTGTTAATTGCAAATAAACATGACGTACAGGTTGTAAAGAAAATTGTAGAACAAATAAAAGTTACTGGTAGACAAGAACATCATATTCATCGTGAAGTCTTTAGACCGTGGGGGAAATATGACTCCATCGATGAAGGTAATCGTTATCAGGTGAAAAGAATCACAGTGAAACCGGGGGAGGGATTCGCGTTAAGGATGCATCATCATCGTGCTGAGCATTGGATTATCGTCGCAGGGACGGCAAAAATCACTATTTGCAATGAGGTTCAGTTATTTAGTGAAAATCAGTCAGTCTATATTCCTCAGGGGACGATTCACTGTCTTGAAAATCCCGGTAAAGTACCACTTGAAATGATTGAGGTTCGCTCGGGAGTGTATCTCGAAGAAGATGATATTGTACGGTTTAGTCAACCCAATAAATATATTGAATGA
- the wzxC gene encoding colanic acid undecaprenyl disphosphate flippase WzxC, with product MSLREKTLSGARWSAMATVVIIGLGLIQMTVLARIIDNHQFGLLTVSLVIIALADTLSDFGIANSIIQRKEISHLELTTLYWLNVGLGIVVCVAVFLLSDVIGNVLNNPDLAPLIKTLSLAFVVIPHGQQFRALMQKELEFNKIGMIETSSVLAGFTFTVVSAHFWPWALTAILGYLVNSAVRTLLFGYFGRKIYRPGLHFSLASVSSNLRFGAWLTADSIINYVNTNLSTLVLARILGAGVAGGYNLAYNVAVVPPMKLNPIITRVLFPAFAKIQDDTEKLRINFYKLLSVVGIINFPALLGLMVVSNNFVPLVFGEKWRGIVPVLQLLCVVGLLRSIGNPIGSLLMAKARVDISFKFNVFKTCLFIPAILVGGHLAGVIGVTLGFLLVQIINTVLSYFVMIKPVLGSSYRQYILSLWLPFYLSLPTLALSYGLGVALQGHLLLSVLLATQIAAGALAFVVMIVASRHPLVVEIKRQFCRSEKMKTLLRAG from the coding sequence ATGAGTTTACGCGAAAAAACCCTCAGCGGCGCCAGGTGGTCGGCGATGGCCACCGTGGTTATCATCGGTCTGGGACTGATTCAGATGACGGTGCTGGCGCGGATTATCGACAACCATCAGTTTGGTCTGTTAACCGTCTCGCTGGTGATTATTGCGCTGGCCGACACCCTCTCGGACTTTGGCATCGCCAACTCGATTATCCAGCGTAAAGAGATAAGTCACCTCGAACTAACCACTCTGTACTGGCTCAACGTCGGTCTGGGAATAGTGGTGTGCGTGGCGGTGTTTCTGCTTAGCGACGTGATTGGCAATGTGCTGAATAACCCCGATCTGGCGCCATTAATCAAAACCTTGTCGCTGGCATTTGTGGTGATCCCCCATGGGCAGCAGTTCCGTGCGCTGATGCAAAAGGAGCTGGAATTCAACAAGATTGGCATGATCGAGACCAGTTCGGTGCTGGCGGGGTTTACCTTTACGGTGGTCAGCGCCCATTTCTGGCCGTGGGCGTTAACCGCGATCCTCGGTTATCTGGTCAACAGCGCGGTCCGTACGCTGCTGTTTGGCTATTTTGGCCGCAAAATCTATCGTCCCGGACTGCACTTTTCGCTGGCATCCGTCTCATCGAACTTACGTTTTGGCGCCTGGCTGACGGCAGACAGCATCATCAATTATGTGAATACCAATCTCTCAACCCTGGTGCTTGCGCGCATTCTTGGCGCAGGCGTGGCGGGGGGATACAACCTGGCGTACAACGTGGCGGTCGTTCCGCCGATGAAACTCAACCCCATCATTACCCGCGTGCTGTTTCCCGCGTTTGCCAAAATTCAGGACGATACCGAAAAGCTGCGAATTAACTTCTACAAGCTGCTGTCGGTGGTGGGGATCATTAACTTCCCTGCGTTGCTTGGTCTGATGGTGGTGTCGAACAATTTTGTACCACTGGTTTTTGGCGAGAAATGGCGCGGTATTGTTCCGGTACTGCAGCTGTTGTGCGTGGTGGGACTGTTGCGCTCCATTGGCAACCCGATTGGCTCGCTGCTAATGGCGAAAGCGCGCGTCGATATCAGCTTCAAATTCAATGTGTTCAAAACGTGCCTGTTTATTCCGGCCATTCTCGTGGGTGGTCATCTGGCGGGCGTCATCGGCGTCACGCTGGGTTTTCTGCTGGTGCAAATCATCAATACGGTGCTGAGTTATTTCGTGATGATCAAACCGGTGCTGGGCTCCAGTTATCGTCAGTACATCCTGAGCCTGTGGTTACCGTTTTATCTCTCTTTACCGACGCTGGCGCTGAGTTATGGCCTGGGCGTTGCGTTGCAGGGACATCTGCTACTCAGCGTATTGCTGGCAACGCAAATTGCTGCGGGCGCGCTGGCCTTTGTCGTGATGATCGTGGCATCACGCCATCCGTTAGTGGTGGAAATTAAGCGCCAGTTTTGTCGCAGCGAAAAAATGAAAACACTGCTACGCGCAGGATAA
- the wcaB gene encoding colanic acid biosynthesis acetyltransferase WcaB, which yields MLEDLRANSWSLRPCCMVLAYRVAHFCSVWRKKNVLNNLWAAPVLVLYRIITEGFFGYEIQAAATIGRRFTIHHGYAVVINKHVVAGDDFTLRHGVTIGNRGADNMACPVIGNGVDLGANVILLGGITIGHNVTIGAGSVVLDTIPDNALVVGEKARVRIIK from the coding sequence ATGCTGGAAGATTTACGCGCAAACAGCTGGAGCCTGCGTCCGTGCTGCATGGTGCTGGCGTACCGTGTCGCCCATTTCTGCTCCGTCTGGCGCAAAAAGAATGTGCTGAACAACCTGTGGGCGGCGCCGGTACTGGTGTTGTACCGCATCATCACCGAAGGCTTTTTCGGTTATGAAATACAAGCCGCGGCCACCATTGGCCGCCGATTCACCATCCATCACGGTTATGCGGTGGTGATTAACAAACACGTGGTGGCGGGCGACGATTTTACCCTCCGCCACGGCGTCACTATCGGTAATCGCGGCGCTGACAATATGGCCTGCCCGGTGATTGGCAACGGCGTGGACCTGGGCGCCAATGTCATTCTGCTCGGCGGCATCACTATTGGTCATAACGTGACGATTGGCGCAGGCAGCGTCGTGCTCGACACCATCCCGGACAACGCGCTGGTGGTGGGCGAGAAAGCGCGCGTGAGGATCATCAAATGA
- the galF gene encoding GalU regulator GalF → MINLKAVIPVAGLGMHMLPATKAIPKEMLPIVDKPMIQYIVDEIVAAGIKEILLVTHASKNAVENHFDTSYELESLLEQRVKRQLLAEVQSICPPGVTIMNVRQAQPLGLGHSILCARPVIGDNPFVVVLPDIIIDNASADPLRYNLAAMVARFNETGRSQVLAKRMKGDLSEYSVIQTKEALDNEGKVSRIVEFIEKPDQPQTLDSDLMAVGRYVLSADIWAELEKTERGAWGRIQLTDAIAELAKKQSVDAMLMTGDSYDCGKKMGYMQAFVKYGLRNLKEGPKFRKSIEKLLS, encoded by the coding sequence ATGATTAATTTGAAAGCAGTTATTCCGGTAGCGGGTCTGGGTATGCACATGTTGCCTGCCACCAAGGCAATTCCCAAAGAGATGCTGCCGATCGTCGACAAACCCATGATTCAGTACATTGTCGACGAGATTGTGGCTGCTGGGATCAAAGAAATCCTCCTGGTAACTCACGCGTCCAAAAACGCGGTCGAGAACCATTTCGACACCTCCTACGAACTGGAATCTCTCCTCGAGCAGCGTGTAAAACGCCAATTGTTGGCGGAAGTACAGTCCATCTGTCCTCCTGGTGTGACGATCATGAATGTGCGCCAGGCTCAACCTCTTGGTTTGGGTCATTCCATTCTGTGCGCGCGCCCGGTTATTGGTGATAACCCGTTTGTCGTTGTATTACCTGATATTATTATCGATAACGCCAGTGCTGACCCACTGCGTTATAACCTTGCTGCCATGGTGGCCCGCTTCAATGAAACCGGTCGTAGCCAGGTACTGGCGAAGCGCATGAAGGGCGATCTTTCAGAGTATTCTGTTATTCAGACGAAAGAAGCACTGGATAATGAGGGTAAAGTGAGCCGCATCGTTGAGTTCATCGAAAAACCAGATCAGCCGCAAACGCTCGACTCTGATCTGATGGCGGTGGGTCGCTATGTCCTCTCTGCGGATATCTGGGCTGAACTCGAAAAAACTGAACGAGGTGCCTGGGGTCGCATCCAGTTGACTGACGCCATTGCCGAACTGGCGAAAAAACAGTCTGTTGATGCAATGCTGATGACTGGTGACAGCTATGACTGCGGTAAAAAAATGGGTTATATGCAGGCGTTTGTGAAGTATGGGCTGCGTAACCTGAAGGAAGGGCCGAAGTTCCGTAAGAGTATTGAGAAGTTGCTGAGTTAA
- a CDS encoding GDP-mannose mannosyl hydrolase: MLLNKEDFAHIVRSTPLISLDFIIENEFGEFLVGRRNNRPAKGYWFVPGGRVLKSETLEQAFIRLSEEELGQQFVLMDSQFFGVWQHFYDDNFSDARFSTHYVVLGFRLKINSTATMLPLKQHDTWRWAKSEVLLTDEDVHHNTRAYFNPELQHQVPGL, translated from the coding sequence ATGCTCCTTAATAAAGAAGACTTTGCTCACATAGTGCGCTCTACCCCTCTGATCTCACTGGATTTTATTATTGAAAATGAATTTGGCGAGTTTTTAGTTGGGAGGCGAAATAATAGACCAGCAAAGGGATATTGGTTTGTCCCTGGTGGGCGAGTATTAAAAAGTGAAACTCTGGAGCAGGCGTTTATTCGTTTAAGCGAGGAGGAGTTGGGTCAGCAATTCGTTCTTATGGATAGTCAATTTTTCGGCGTCTGGCAACACTTTTACGATGACAATTTTTCTGATGCTCGTTTTTCGACGCACTATGTCGTTCTGGGGTTTCGGCTCAAAATAAATTCTACTGCCACGATGCTACCCTTAAAGCAGCATGATACCTGGCGTTGGGCGAAATCAGAGGTGCTTCTTACTGATGAGGATGTCCACCATAATACTCGAGCTTACTTTAATCCAGAGCTGCAGCACCAGGTGCCCGGCTTATGA
- the wcaF gene encoding colanic acid biosynthesis acetyltransferase WcaF, with protein MQDLSGFSVPKGFRGGNAIKVQLWWAVQATLFAWSPQVMYRWRAFLLRLFGAKIGKNAVIRPSVKITYPWKLTLGDYAWVGDDAVLYTLGEITIGAHSVISQKSYLCTGSHDHRSQHFAINATPIVIGEKCWLATDVFVAPGITIGDGTVVGARSSVFKSLPANVICRGNPAVVIRERVQAE; from the coding sequence ATGCAGGATCTCAGTGGTTTTTCTGTGCCAAAAGGGTTCCGGGGCGGCAATGCCATCAAAGTGCAATTATGGTGGGCGGTACAGGCGACATTATTTGCGTGGTCGCCACAGGTGATGTATCGCTGGCGTGCCTTTTTATTACGCTTATTTGGCGCAAAAATCGGAAAAAACGCAGTAATTAGACCGTCAGTAAAAATTACTTATCCGTGGAAATTAACCTTAGGGGACTATGCCTGGGTTGGGGATGACGCGGTTTTATATACGCTGGGTGAGATTACGATAGGTGCGCATTCTGTTATTTCGCAGAAAAGCTATTTGTGCACCGGTAGTCACGATCACCGCAGTCAACATTTTGCTATTAACGCCACACCGATTGTGATTGGCGAGAAATGCTGGCTGGCGACGGATGTTTTCGTTGCTCCTGGCATCACCATCGGCGACGGCACCGTTGTTGGTGCGCGTAGCAGTGTTTTTAAGTCGCTACCGGCAAACGTGATTTGTCGTGGCAATCCGGCAGTGGTGATACGCGAACGCGTTCAGGCTGAATAA
- the wcaJ gene encoding undecaprenyl-phosphate glucose phosphotransferase: MTNLKKRERAKTNASLISMVQRFSDITLMFGGLWVVCQVSGLPFLYMHLLVALITLVVFQMLGGITDFYRSWRGVKISTELALLLRNWTLSLVFSAGLIAFNNDVENRPAVWLAWYLLSSVGLVVCRSLIRYGAGWLRHRGYNKRRVAVAGDLPAGQALLESFRNEPWLGFEVVGVYHDAKPGGVSSDWAGNLRQLVEDAKASRIHNVYIAMSMCDGARVKKLVRELADTTCSVILIPDVFTFNILHSRIEEVSGVPVVPLYDTPLSGINRLLKRAEDIALASLILLLISPVLCCIALSVKLTSPGPVIFRQTRYGMDGKPIKVWKFRSMKVMENDAVVTQATQNDPRVTPVGNFLRRTSLDELPQFINVLTGGMSIVGPRPHAVAHNEQYRQLIEGYMLRHKVKPGITGWAQINGWRGETDTLEKMEKRVEFDLEYIREWSLWFDIKIVFLTVFKGFVNKAAY; the protein is encoded by the coding sequence ATGACAAATCTAAAAAAGCGCGAGCGAGCCAAAACCAATGCATCGTTAATCTCTATGGTGCAACGCTTTTCAGATATCACCCTCATGTTTGGCGGGCTGTGGGTCGTCTGCCAGGTGAGCGGCTTGCCATTTCTGTATATGCACCTGTTGGTGGCCTTAATTACGTTGGTGGTGTTCCAGATGCTGGGAGGCATAACGGATTTTTACCGCTCCTGGCGCGGGGTCAAAATTTCGACGGAGCTGGCGCTGCTGCTGCGTAACTGGACGCTGAGCCTGGTGTTTAGCGCGGGTTTAATCGCCTTTAATAACGACGTTGAGAACCGTCCTGCCGTCTGGCTGGCGTGGTATCTGCTCTCAAGCGTTGGACTGGTGGTCTGCCGTTCGTTGATTCGTTACGGGGCAGGCTGGTTACGCCATCGTGGTTACAACAAACGGCGGGTGGCGGTGGCGGGCGATTTGCCCGCCGGTCAGGCGTTGCTGGAGAGTTTTCGCAACGAACCGTGGCTGGGCTTTGAAGTGGTCGGGGTGTATCACGACGCGAAACCGGGCGGCGTGTCATCGGACTGGGCGGGCAATCTGCGACAGCTGGTGGAGGATGCCAAAGCGTCACGCATTCATAACGTTTATATCGCCATGTCGATGTGTGACGGCGCGCGGGTGAAAAAGCTGGTGCGGGAACTGGCTGATACAACCTGTTCGGTGATCCTGATCCCCGATGTCTTCACCTTCAATATTTTGCACTCCCGCATCGAAGAGGTGAGTGGTGTGCCGGTCGTGCCGCTGTATGACACGCCGCTCTCGGGCATCAATCGTCTGCTTAAACGTGCCGAAGACATTGCGCTGGCGTCGCTGATTCTGTTGCTGATTTCTCCGGTGCTGTGCTGCATTGCGCTGTCGGTCAAACTGACGTCTCCCGGCCCGGTTATTTTCCGCCAGACGCGCTACGGCATGGATGGCAAACCGATCAAAGTGTGGAAATTCCGATCCATGAAAGTGATGGAAAACGATGCGGTGGTCACTCAGGCGACGCAAAACGATCCCCGCGTGACCCCCGTGGGAAACTTCCTGCGCCGCACGTCTCTGGACGAGTTGCCGCAGTTCATTAACGTGTTGACGGGCGGCATGTCCATCGTTGGGCCGCGACCGCATGCGGTGGCGCACAACGAGCAATACCGCCAGCTTATCGAGGGTTACATGCTGCGCCACAAGGTGAAACCGGGCATTACCGGCTGGGCGCAAATCAACGGCTGGCGCGGTGAGACCGACACCTTAGAGAAGATGGAAAAGCGGGTTGAGTTTGATCTGGAGTACATCCGCGAATGGAGCCTGTGGTTCGACATCAAGATTGTCTTTCTGACTGTGTTTAAGGGCTTTGTTAACAAAGCGGCTTACTGA